AGAATTGCAGCAACATCCAAAGAGAGGCATAAAAGGAACGAAGAAAACGGATCTACCGCTCCATGTGAACAGCGTCTGCAGCGTCTGGCCAGGCACAAGGCTCAACTCCGTGCCGCCTTCTTCAAGGACATTATCCATCATATAGAAGAGCCCACGAGCAGAAGTCCAACAGAAAGAGCCGCAGGCACTGAAACTGGAGCCAAAACCCCAGGAGAGGAGAACACCGGGCGAACGGAAGAGCAAGTGAAACCCATCCAGCTGTTGATTCACAAATTCCAGGCCATGATTGTGCAGCAGGAACAGCAGGCGGAACGCGAGCGGGAGCTGAAGGCAGCCGCTGCCTCGGGCGGAACGGCCACCAGTGCCGCCAACTCGGATGAGGGCTGCAATGTGACCGGGGGCGGGTTGAGTCCCTACAGCAGCGACAACGAGGATTCCGGTGCTACAGTGGGCGCCACCTCGCGCTCCCGGAAGGGCAAGGTAACGCGCTGCGCCAGCAGCGACTCCGCCTTGGGCCTGGAAGTGGACGATGTCCACATCGAGGTGGTGACAATTCCGCCCCAACGTCGCATGACCCTGACCGTCACCGATCTGCCGCTGCGTCCGGCCCTGTTGCCTTTGGCCGAGCCCACCGCTCTGCCGGACTCGTCGCCCCTCACCTCGCCCACCGGTACCGGGGGATTGGTCGGTGCCGTTGGAGTGCCCACCAAGGTGCTGCTGGAGGAGAGACTGGTGGCCGCACTGGCAGCTCCACCCGGCTCCAGGCGGGAGTCCACGCAGAGCTGCTTCAGCGAGCTGGGGGCCGGGGTGCGCTACGTGCGCACACCATCGGTGGTGGTGTCCGACTACTCGGACGACATCACCGCCTGCGGCATCAGCATGGAGGAGATGGAGTACTTTCGGCTGCAGCGGTCCCGCGGGCAGCGCCGCTGCTCGCTGGAAGCGGGAGCAGCCTCGGCCGCCGGCATGGGCCAAGGATTTGCCAAGGACGAAGGCCAGTCGGATGTCAGTGCCGCGAGCAGCTGCAGCAATCTCTACTACTGCGGCTCCACGATATCCGCCCTGGACGGCGGCGAGTGCATTGTGAATGGCGTTCGTGTGGCCCTGGCCAGAAAGTCCAGTCGCAGTCACAGCACCAGCGGCGACGAGGACGACGAtgaggaggtggaggtggacgAACCGGTGATTGAGGATCTcgagctggaggaggaggatcagcagcagcagcagcagctgcaggtgCAAGCGGAACAGGAGGATCAGCAGAAGCAacagccgcagccacagccacagccacagaagCAGACACAGACGCAGAGGGATCGTGTTGGGGAGAGGGCCACAGCGACAGAGGAAGATCCACACCGTCTGCTCAGCGAAATGCTGGCTGCCACGCTGCTGCGAGATGGCACCAAGAAGGTAGGCACCAGCGCCAGCGATGAAGACGACAACATACAGTAATGGGAAATCTCAATCTATAAATTAAAGCACACAGAACAGAGCCACAATAGAGAGGAGGAAGAGCGAAGGATAGCAGAGGATAGGATAGCATAGGGATAACTGTAGTTGAAGCTAGGATTAGGAATATAGAAACAGTATTTGTTGTTGTCACTGTTTATGtgcacacacatgcatatgtatgtgtgtacatagatCGTTGAATACTATTGTTAATAATAATCCctaaaatatatgtactttttgtttgctttaGGCAgaactgaatgatgcgctggATTAAAGACTAGGGCTAAGGATATACACATATAGGAATATAGGAACAATATACTATTAtcaatacatatgtatgtatgtatttatgtgcattacatatattatacatatatctacaTAGTGtgtttttcatttttcttATGTCCGTGGAAGTAgaagcaaaagaaaaacaaagaaaGGACTGAACGAGAGCCAAAGAGATAACCCCTTGGTGCATATTTGTacgactgtgtgtgtgtgtgtgtgtgtgtgtgtgcaattGCTTAAAAGGCTGttaattaatttgatttttatcTTATCACAAAATGAGGTTCTGTTGCTCGCTCCCTCGCTCTCCCGAGAATTTTgactttcttttttttttgtttttttttttctgtttctctctGTGTATTGTACtcaatttttgttggttttggagCGACacggggcatggggcatgggcatgggatgATGTTGAAATTGGGTGCTTTGATAAAAATGATTCCCTTTTATCTAGAACGGGCAAAAGGCAGAGCAGCGCCAGCAACAACGCGAAGcaacgagagcgagagcgaggaCAGAGCTTATCTTAATGTATTATGTACCGTATTATAGATAAATAttatatacacacatacatatttgtatgtacataGCAAAGGCTACAGGGAGcagaacagagagagagagagagagagtggaagTGTGGGGATAGGTTGGGTTATGTAAAACCGAATAAAAGTATTAGAAACCGAATTATTTTGGCATGATAATAAAGTCATCCGCTTGGATATTTATCACAGGttgaggtgtgtgtgtgtgtgtgtgtgtgtgtgtgtgtcccagacctacatatgtatgtgtattgTTAATAATTTTATGCGCTTATCAGCCAGAGGGGTTTATCTCCTTGGCAGTTATAGTATGCCCTCGGCTCGGCAATCCACAAAGGCCA
The Drosophila miranda strain MSH22 chromosome XL, D.miranda_PacBio2.1, whole genome shotgun sequence genome window above contains:
- the LOC108155592 gene encoding uncharacterized protein LOC108155592, giving the protein MRTKAAALSFPISHKGNPRLYCPPTVTVTAAATATAMSACGGNVRDGSSFYSTAPAFKFDVMPKITTATSAAAAATAATSTTALATVNVENKFEAAEPTAFSFRTAAAEHTTQQRSEQIASSSSSNHKATTPTTKATSTTATATATAKESEPRTRIAATSKERHKRNEENGSTAPCEQRLQRLARHKAQLRAAFFKDIIHHIEEPTSRSPTERAAGTETGAKTPGEENTGRTEEQVKPIQLLIHKFQAMIVQQEQQAERERELKAAAASGGTATSAANSDEGCNVTGGGLSPYSSDNEDSGATVGATSRSRKGKVTRCASSDSALGLEVDDVHIEVVTIPPQRRMTLTVTDLPLRPALLPLAEPTALPDSSPLTSPTGTGGLVGAVGVPTKVLLEERLVAALAAPPGSRRESTQSCFSELGAGVRYVRTPSVVVSDYSDDITACGISMEEMEYFRLQRSRGQRRCSLEAGAASAAGMGQGFAKDEGQSDVSAASSCSNLYYCGSTISALDGGECIVNGVRVALARKSSRSHSTSGDEDDDEEVEVDEPVIEDLELEEEDQQQQQQLQVQAEQEDQQKQQPQPQPQPQKQTQTQRDRVGERATATEEDPHRLLSEMLAATLLRDGTKKVCCKLRLINRDWIPLRSGNIQ